In one Mucilaginibacter sp. PAMB04168 genomic region, the following are encoded:
- a CDS encoding SusC/RagA family TonB-linked outer membrane protein gives MRIFTKIPVLAICGTLCLCTAAYAQQTSAPQTATAVKNKNITGLEVTGQVTDAATKKPLPGINVVIEDVSAAITDDRGNFKITAPSRNSLLQVSGQGYQYKEVSVNNRKTINVALYEDSFASVYDQVTLPFRQVAKSQINYSVASVNTDGSWNRPKETPDNFLQGQVSGLNVTRRSGTPGVGANLFLHGFNSLNASNQPLYVIDGMIYDASTYGNSIISGHVTNPLSNIDIKDIDNITVVKDGASYYGSRGANGIVFINTAHAKELSTRIDFAVYGGMNFTPKNVPLLKSNDYRLYLSDVLRSAGQTDAQIQAQPYMNDNPATNPAYYQYHNETDWQKKVFSTSYSQNYYLKVTGGDNIAKYALSVGYLNNSGIIDSTSLLRYSTRFNADLNLTAKLTANTNLSFSSSEQNLRDQGLSTSNPMLVSLVKAPFLSINQISETGVQSPNLADVDVFNVSNPVSLIKNAQQTNKYYRFFGSVKFNYQFNKHHSLSSLTGLVYDKVRENTFIPRLGVAPDTLRNAVAYSRLGASIQRYNSFYNDTWYSYKRSFTGEHDLMFNAGFRYHDSESEQDYAQGYNSPTDDFVSIGTGVSSLRRLSGDYGKWRWLNTYAAANYSFQHKYFVSANLSIDGSSRFGKEIPGALSIAGNKYAVLPSVAAGWLVSSEEFMSGLSAVDLFKVRVSYGLTGNDDIGNYSTKSYYVSQNLLGSQGLVLGNIANSQLQWELSKKANLGLDIALFNERLSLSIDAYHNVTSKMITFDPVSSAAGMRYVIANSGGMRTNGVDLALNSRIINSAIKLDVGVNLSTYSNRITALPSNNTVTNYGGATVVTQIGQPAAMFYGYKTSGIYASNAEAATANLSIRGTDGGLIPFRGGDVRFVDANGDRVIDDNDRTIIGNPNPDFFGSFNGRLSYKNISIAALFTFSSGNQLYNGPRAILQSLSSPANQFANVINRWRFDGQATDVPRAAYRDPMGNARFSDRFIEDGSYLRLRTLAINYNLPVKPKFMKYATIYLTADNLFTVTKYLGYDPEFSGSGSALAQGIDTALEPNFRSAQLGVRIGL, from the coding sequence ATGCGCATATTTACCAAAATACCTGTATTGGCTATATGCGGCACACTGTGCTTGTGTACGGCAGCTTATGCCCAGCAAACCAGCGCTCCGCAGACAGCTACTGCAGTTAAAAATAAGAATATAACCGGGTTAGAAGTAACTGGTCAGGTTACCGACGCTGCAACTAAAAAACCGCTGCCCGGCATAAATGTAGTTATTGAAGATGTATCGGCAGCAATTACCGATGACAGGGGTAATTTTAAAATTACCGCACCTTCGCGCAATAGCTTGCTTCAGGTATCGGGCCAGGGTTACCAGTACAAAGAAGTGTCTGTAAATAACCGTAAAACCATTAACGTAGCACTTTATGAGGATAGTTTTGCCTCGGTTTATGATCAGGTAACACTTCCATTCAGGCAGGTAGCAAAATCGCAGATCAACTATTCGGTTGCTTCTGTTAATACCGACGGCAGCTGGAACCGCCCTAAAGAAACGCCGGATAATTTTTTGCAGGGGCAGGTAAGCGGCCTCAATGTAACACGGCGTTCGGGAACGCCAGGGGTTGGCGCGAATCTTTTTTTACATGGTTTTAACTCTTTAAATGCCAGTAACCAACCATTATATGTAATTGACGGAATGATATATGATGCCAGTACTTATGGTAACTCTATCATAAGTGGTCATGTTACTAATCCACTTTCTAATATCGACATTAAAGATATTGATAACATAACTGTTGTAAAGGATGGTGCCTCTTATTATGGAAGCCGGGGCGCAAACGGCATAGTATTCATCAATACAGCGCATGCAAAAGAGCTAAGCACACGTATAGACTTTGCTGTTTATGGTGGCATGAATTTTACTCCCAAAAATGTCCCGCTTCTAAAAAGCAATGATTACCGCTTGTACTTATCTGATGTTTTGAGGAGTGCCGGGCAAACCGATGCGCAAATTCAAGCGCAACCCTACATGAATGATAATCCGGCTACCAACCCGGCCTATTATCAGTATCATAACGAAACAGATTGGCAAAAGAAGGTATTCAGCACCAGCTACAGCCAAAATTATTACCTTAAAGTAACCGGTGGCGATAATATAGCTAAGTATGCGCTATCGGTAGGCTACTTAAACAATAGTGGTATTATTGACAGTACCAGCCTGCTGCGTTACAGCACCCGTTTTAATGCCGATTTAAACTTAACAGCCAAGCTAACGGCTAATACTAACTTGTCATTTTCATCGTCCGAACAAAACCTGCGCGATCAGGGATTAAGTACTTCTAACCCTATGTTGGTTAGCTTGGTAAAAGCGCCGTTCTTGTCAATTAACCAGATATCTGAAACCGGCGTACAATCGCCCAATTTGGCCGATGTTGATGTGTTTAACGTAAGCAATCCGGTCTCGTTAATTAAGAACGCACAGCAAACCAACAAGTACTACCGGTTCTTCGGCTCTGTAAAATTCAATTACCAATTTAATAAACATCACAGCCTGAGTTCTTTAACTGGCTTGGTTTATGATAAAGTGCGTGAAAATACCTTTATACCACGGTTAGGTGTAGCACCAGACACGCTTAGAAACGCGGTAGCTTACAGTCGCCTGGGTGCATCTATTCAGCGTTATAATTCATTTTATAATGACACCTGGTACAGCTACAAAAGGTCATTTACCGGTGAGCACGATCTTATGTTTAACGCCGGATTCCGGTATCATGATAGTGAAAGCGAGCAGGATTATGCCCAGGGATATAACTCGCCAACAGATGATTTTGTAAGCATAGGCACCGGTGTAAGCAGTTTACGCCGTCTTAGCGGAGATTATGGAAAATGGCGATGGCTAAACACTTACGCAGCAGCTAATTATAGTTTTCAGCACAAGTACTTCGTCTCGGCTAATCTTTCAATTGATGGCTCATCACGCTTCGGTAAGGAAATTCCGGGGGCGTTAAGTATAGCCGGCAACAAGTATGCGGTACTGCCATCAGTAGCGGCTGGCTGGCTCGTCTCGTCGGAAGAGTTTATGTCGGGTTTGAGCGCCGTTGATTTGTTTAAGGTGAGAGTGAGCTACGGCTTAACCGGTAATGATGATATTGGCAATTACAGTACCAAATCTTATTACGTTTCACAAAACTTGTTGGGCTCACAAGGTTTAGTACTGGGCAATATTGCCAACTCGCAACTACAGTGGGAGTTGAGCAAAAAAGCCAATTTGGGTTTGGATATTGCTCTATTTAATGAGCGTCTGTCTTTAAGCATTGATGCTTACCATAACGTAACATCAAAAATGATAACCTTTGACCCGGTTAGCAGTGCTGCGGGTATGCGCTATGTAATAGCTAATAGCGGTGGCATGCGCACCAACGGAGTAGATCTGGCTTTAAATAGCCGCATTATTAACAGCGCCATTAAGCTCGATGTGGGTGTTAACCTGTCAACCTATAGTAATCGCATTACAGCCTTACCATCTAACAACACTGTTACCAACTATGGCGGTGCTACAGTTGTTACGCAAATAGGGCAGCCTGCTGCTATGTTTTATGGCTATAAAACCAGTGGGATATACGCGTCAAATGCAGAGGCTGCAACCGCAAATTTAAGTATAAGAGGCACCGATGGTGGTTTAATTCCTTTTAGAGGGGGAGATGTGCGTTTTGTTGATGCCAATGGCGACCGCGTTATTGATGATAACGACCGGACTATAATCGGGAACCCTAACCCCGACTTTTTTGGAAGCTTTAATGGGCGTTTAAGCTATAAAAATATATCTATAGCTGCATTATTTACGTTCAGCAGCGGTAATCAGCTTTATAACGGCCCAAGAGCTATCCTGCAGTCACTGTCATCACCAGCCAATCAGTTTGCAAACGTTATAAACCGTTGGCGTTTTGACGGGCAGGCAACCGACGTACCGAGGGCAGCCTACAGGGACCCTATGGGTAACGCCCGCTTTTCGGACCGGTTTATTGAAGACGGCTCGTACCTGCGCTTAAGAACACTGGCTATAAACTATAACCTGCCGGTTAAACCTAAGTTCATGAAGTACGCAACCATTTATTTAACAGCCGATAATTTATTTACGGTTACTAAGTATTTAGGCTACGATCCGGAATTCAGCGGATCGGGTAGCGCCTTAGCACAAGGTATTGATACGGCTTTAGAACCCAACTTCAGATCGGCGCAATTAGGCGTACGTATTGGACTTTAA
- a CDS encoding fasciclin domain-containing protein — MTLKNLFRFIASIIFIATLAACNKYNEQTKANSEALEQSLAQLIQQTPSISRFNELLVKTGYDKLLATSKMYTVWAPDNQTLQSLDAAITNDGERLKQFVGNHIVNLAYYTNSPNPSLRIKTLNGKYIKLTSTQFEDATITQGNQYVGNGVLHIINKIVLPKPNVWEYITGTAYKQKDYIKALDFTAIDSSKAVQTGLDPATGKPIYQAGTGLITKNYLFDRVGDLRNEDQEYTFILLTDDALDAEKNKIKPYVQSTTEAETDKLSSLHVIKDLVIKGVYAPQDLPATLVSADGVVVPINKNAILETRVTSNGIVYVMSEANVKLSDKIRLVKREGEKPDGFSRNDKSGNIAYRLRVNPNNGQQFNDIYIFNHKIPLFNVRYNLKELYKVKYKVYWVAPNDVQTLTFKQRFAVNDPNSTAFAETQVNLKDYSEIYVGDYSPATFGGITAYVIAANNGVDQTNSINLDYFILVPQIP; from the coding sequence ATGACATTAAAAAACTTATTCAGATTTATAGCATCAATTATATTCATTGCAACGCTGGCAGCCTGCAATAAATATAATGAGCAAACTAAAGCTAACAGCGAGGCTTTGGAGCAATCGCTTGCGCAGCTAATACAGCAAACGCCATCCATTAGCCGTTTTAATGAGCTTTTAGTAAAAACCGGATATGACAAGTTGCTGGCTACATCAAAAATGTACACGGTTTGGGCTCCGGATAATCAAACACTGCAATCGCTTGATGCTGCTATTACAAACGATGGTGAACGCCTGAAGCAATTTGTAGGTAATCACATTGTTAATCTGGCTTACTATACTAACAGCCCCAATCCAAGCCTGCGTATTAAAACGCTCAATGGTAAGTATATCAAACTTACATCAACGCAGTTTGAAGATGCTACTATTACACAAGGCAATCAGTATGTTGGTAATGGTGTACTGCACATTATTAATAAAATAGTGTTACCTAAACCTAATGTTTGGGAATACATTACCGGCACAGCGTATAAACAGAAAGATTATATAAAAGCGTTAGACTTTACCGCAATTGATTCTTCTAAAGCGGTGCAAACCGGCCTTGATCCGGCTACCGGAAAGCCCATTTACCAGGCGGGCACAGGGTTGATTACCAAGAACTATTTGTTTGACCGCGTTGGCGATCTGCGTAATGAGGATCAGGAATACACATTTATTTTGCTAACCGATGATGCACTCGACGCCGAAAAAAATAAAATTAAGCCTTATGTGCAAAGCACAACAGAGGCCGAAACAGATAAGCTCAGCTCTTTGCATGTGATAAAGGATCTGGTAATAAAAGGTGTTTATGCCCCTCAAGACTTACCTGCTACGCTTGTATCTGCCGATGGGGTAGTTGTGCCCATTAATAAAAATGCTATACTCGAAACGCGCGTTACCAGCAATGGCATAGTGTATGTAATGAGTGAGGCAAATGTAAAGCTCTCTGATAAGATCAGACTGGTAAAGCGGGAAGGAGAAAAACCTGACGGCTTTAGCCGAAACGACAAAAGTGGTAACATAGCTTATCGGCTAAGGGTAAACCCCAACAACGGGCAGCAGTTTAATGACATTTATATTTTTAACCACAAAATACCGCTGTTTAATGTAAGATATAACCTGAAAGAGCTTTACAAGGTTAAATACAAGGTGTACTGGGTAGCTCCGAATGATGTACAAACATTAACATTTAAACAGCGCTTTGCGGTAAACGATCCAAACTCAACTGCGTTTGCCGAAACACAGGTCAACTTAAAAGACTATAGTGAAATTTATGTGGGTGATTATTCTCCGGCAACATTTGGCGGCATAACAGCCTATGTTATAGCGGCCAACAATGGCGTAGATCAAACCAACTCTATAAACCTCGATTATTTCATACTGGTGCCGCAAATACCCTAA
- a CDS encoding fasciclin domain-containing protein, with amino-acid sequence MKTLIKHKWIASITLVWILITVLSACKREEFTVSTTGDVNITEYLKNNPGSFSLLSKILEITGSDNSLGGYGTYTLFAPNNEAITKYLAEIGKASVEQVGVEDLKDLVKFHLIRDTITTDKFTDGKLRTVTMYGQSLLTGAQNINGVTTLTINRQATLLQANIRTGNGIIHVIDRVLKPSRLTLAQTIEQNPAYSIFTEALKATKLYDTLNILPTNNPDTTRRFLTVLAESDAVLKAAGISSYSALKAKYSNTGNPQLANDSLHLFINYHILPGLKYLPDIFNASSHTTLSPLDVVTSKLVNKSVLINDDTFNGIYEPGAAIDRASSDNTTSNGVLHFMASHYAIKVRFPIPVYWEVTDQPEFKALTGVYRVTNKNSPSYSNGDLKDISWQTGSVSYRVAPEARQFYVYNNDYLFIAALRTAATANSFVEFKTPLLVKGRYKVWVSFVRRGGGRGVSVLFDGQPLSRVLNLTESLPAQVLVGNKWTYPAGTTPESLEALGKKMTFGGNVPYYNNPAQTIDYYRDSYALLAGTIDVTKTDRHLLRLQAVADVSGDVQIDMIHFIPENMDQLYPKFNPDGSIVYKQ; translated from the coding sequence ATGAAGACATTAATAAAGCACAAATGGATAGCATCAATAACCCTGGTTTGGATATTGATAACCGTTTTGTCGGCCTGTAAACGCGAGGAATTTACAGTGAGCACAACCGGCGATGTAAACATAACCGAATACCTGAAGAACAACCCTGGCAGCTTCTCTCTATTGTCTAAAATATTAGAGATAACAGGCAGCGATAACTCCTTGGGCGGCTATGGAACTTATACCCTGTTTGCTCCAAATAATGAGGCAATAACCAAGTATCTTGCCGAGATTGGCAAAGCCTCTGTAGAGCAGGTTGGTGTTGAGGACTTGAAGGACCTAGTTAAGTTTCACCTCATTAGAGATACCATTACCACCGACAAGTTTACCGATGGTAAATTACGTACCGTAACCATGTATGGTCAGTCTCTACTAACAGGAGCACAAAACATAAATGGGGTAACAACGCTAACCATAAACAGGCAGGCTACACTTTTGCAGGCCAACATACGTACAGGTAATGGCATCATCCATGTTATTGATAGGGTACTAAAACCGTCGAGACTTACGCTGGCGCAAACTATTGAACAAAACCCGGCCTACTCCATATTTACCGAGGCATTAAAGGCAACCAAGCTGTACGACACGTTGAATATACTGCCAACCAATAACCCCGACACCACAAGGCGGTTCCTGACCGTACTGGCCGAATCGGATGCGGTGTTAAAGGCAGCCGGTATAAGTTCATACAGTGCTCTGAAGGCTAAATACAGTAACACCGGTAATCCGCAACTGGCAAATGATAGCCTGCATCTTTTCATTAACTATCACATCTTGCCTGGCTTAAAATATTTACCGGATATTTTCAATGCATCTTCACACACTACATTGTCGCCGCTTGATGTAGTTACTTCCAAGCTTGTTAACAAGAGCGTCTTAATTAATGACGACACCTTTAATGGCATCTACGAGCCAGGTGCTGCTATTGATAGGGCATCGAGCGATAATACCACATCAAATGGCGTGCTGCATTTTATGGCTAGTCATTACGCCATAAAGGTAAGATTTCCAATACCGGTATACTGGGAGGTAACCGACCAGCCTGAATTTAAAGCGCTTACTGGTGTCTATCGTGTTACTAATAAGAACAGTCCTAGTTATTCGAACGGCGATTTGAAGGATATAAGCTGGCAAACCGGTTCTGTAAGTTATCGGGTGGCACCAGAGGCACGTCAGTTTTACGTGTATAATAACGATTATTTGTTTATAGCTGCGTTAAGAACTGCCGCAACCGCCAACAGCTTTGTTGAATTTAAAACACCATTGCTGGTTAAAGGCCGGTATAAGGTGTGGGTAAGCTTTGTAAGACGCGGTGGTGGCAGAGGCGTTTCAGTATTGTTCGATGGACAACCTTTGTCGCGGGTGCTTAACCTGACCGAAAGCTTGCCTGCCCAAGTGTTAGTGGGTAACAAATGGACGTACCCTGCCGGCACAACTCCGGAGTCACTGGAGGCATTGGGTAAAAAAATGACTTTCGGGGGTAATGTACCTTATTACAACAACCCCGCCCAAACTATTGATTACTATCGTGACAGCTACGCTTTATTGGCTGGTACGATTGACGTGACCAAAACCGACCGTCATTTGCTAAGGCTGCAAGCAGTAGCCGATGTATCTGGTGACGTACAGATAGATATGATCCACTTCATTCCCGAAAATATGGACCAGCTTTATCCAAAGTTTAACCCCGATGGCTCAATAGTTTATAAACAGTAA
- a CDS encoding RagB/SusD family nutrient uptake outer membrane protein, protein MNKKIKYPVILLLLMLCSTSCNKYLSLEPQDGIIRQNFWKTKEQLKAAVMGCYAAMLTDPLVEDLFLWGELRADMLSPGSGIRNPELNVINVNITSTNTITDWSVIYKAINNCNTVLDFAPQVMESDNTLTQATLNGYMGEALALRGLLYFYLARSFGDVPLKLKSTTSDDDVLQIAKSTQQEVFNQVLADLKQAEQYVATTYGNRNDDKGRITRYTVNATLADLYLWMDRYDDCVKACDYIINSNQFILIPGDNNWFTTLFFQGNSNESLFELQFSQNKLNPFNDMLAVANKRFRAALKVAPELYTVDNIDITNQDIRGNGASVRFNDGSIYKYQGISGSSTRTSATSYAHWFVYRYADVLLMKAEALNQLNNGQGALDIIQIIRERGNALPTSAAIVQPDDKSGITDYLLNERAREFAYEGKRWYDLLRNARRNNYERIDLLLDIVSTTASPEYQQAAIVKYRDKRSHYFPIFLGELQTNKALVQNPFYQ, encoded by the coding sequence ATGAATAAAAAAATTAAATATCCGGTTATATTATTGCTGTTGATGCTTTGCTCCACATCATGTAATAAGTACCTGTCGCTTGAGCCACAGGATGGCATCATCCGGCAAAACTTTTGGAAGACAAAGGAGCAGCTCAAGGCTGCGGTTATGGGCTGTTATGCTGCAATGCTGACTGATCCGCTAGTAGAAGACTTGTTTTTATGGGGCGAATTGAGAGCTGATATGCTTTCACCCGGCTCGGGCATCAGGAACCCAGAACTAAATGTGATTAACGTTAACATTACCTCTACCAATACCATAACCGATTGGTCTGTAATATATAAAGCGATAAACAATTGCAACACGGTATTGGATTTTGCTCCGCAGGTTATGGAGTCAGATAACACACTCACCCAAGCCACTTTAAACGGTTATATGGGCGAGGCGCTGGCTTTACGCGGCCTGCTATACTTTTACCTGGCCCGCAGTTTTGGCGATGTGCCACTCAAACTCAAATCCACAACCAGTGATGATGATGTGTTGCAGATAGCCAAAAGTACGCAGCAGGAAGTGTTTAACCAGGTTTTAGCCGATTTAAAACAGGCCGAACAATATGTTGCAACAACCTACGGTAACCGTAACGACGATAAGGGGCGGATAACAAGGTACACGGTAAACGCTACCCTGGCTGATCTTTATTTATGGATGGACAGGTATGACGATTGCGTTAAAGCTTGCGATTACATTATCAATTCAAATCAGTTCATCTTAATACCCGGCGATAACAACTGGTTTACAACCCTTTTCTTTCAGGGCAACTCCAATGAAAGTTTGTTTGAGCTGCAGTTTAGCCAAAATAAACTTAACCCGTTTAACGACATGCTGGCTGTGGCAAATAAACGCTTTAGGGCTGCACTAAAAGTAGCTCCCGAGCTTTACACTGTCGATAATATTGATATTACCAATCAGGACATACGCGGTAACGGTGCGTCAGTAAGATTTAATGATGGTAGCATTTACAAGTATCAGGGCATAAGCGGCAGCTCAACCCGTACCTCGGCTACTTCATATGCACACTGGTTTGTTTACCGCTATGCTGATGTATTGCTTATGAAAGCTGAGGCGCTTAATCAGTTAAATAACGGACAAGGCGCGCTGGACATTATTCAGATTATACGTGAAAGGGGCAATGCGCTGCCAACATCGGCAGCTATTGTGCAGCCCGACGACAAATCGGGTATAACCGATTATTTGCTTAATGAGCGTGCCCGTGAGTTTGCCTATGAAGGTAAACGCTGGTATGATTTGCTCCGCAACGCCCGCCGCAATAACTACGAAAGAATTGACCTGTTGCTTGATATCGTAAGCACAACAGCCAGCCCGGAATATCAGCAGGCAGCTATTGTTAAATACCGCGATAAACGCAGCCATTATTTCCCCATCTTTTTGGGAGAGTTGCAAACTAACAAAGCCTTGGTTCAAAATCCTTTTTATCAATAA